The genomic segment TTCCTCGTCCGACACGTCGACATCGAGACGGTTGTTTTCAGCGTCGATGGTCAGCACGTCTCCGTTCTGAATCAGAGCGATCGGGCCGCCGACCTGGGCTTCCGGCGTTACGTGGCCGATGATGAATCCGTGCGAGCCGCCCGAGAAGCGGCCGTCCGTAATCAGTGCGACCTTGTCGCCGAGGCCGGCTCCCATAATGGCCGAAGTGGGGGTGAGCATCTCGGGCATTCCCGGTCCGCCCTTGGGACCTTCGTAGCGGATGACGATCACTTCGCCCCCTTTGATTTCCCTCTTCTCCAGGCCGGCGAGCATCGCTTCTTCGCGATCGTAGCAGAGAGCCGGTCCTTTGAAGAGGAGGCCTTCCTTACCGGTGATCTTGGCGACGGCTCCGTCGGGAGCGACGTTGCCGCGAAGGATCCGGATGTGCCCCGTCTTCTTGATCGGCTCGGAGATCTTGTGAACGATCCGCTGGCCTTCCTTCAGGCCCGGCACGTTGGCCACGTTCTCGGCCAGCGTCTTGCCGGTCACCGTCATGCAGTCACCGTTGAGGAAGCCTTCCGCGAGAAGATACTTCAGAATCGCGGGGGTGCCGCCGATGCTCTGCAGGTCTTCCTGAACGTAGAGGCCCGACGGTTTCATGTCGGCCAGCAGCGGCACGCGGTCACTCACGGACTGGAAGTCATCGATGGTCAGATCGACATTCACCGAACGAGCCATCGCGATGAGGTGCAGCACGGCGTTCGTCGAACCGCCCAGGGCAATCACGATGACCAGGGCGTTCTCGAAGGCTTCGCGAGTCATGATGTCTCGCGGCTTGATATCGCGTTCAAGAAGAGTGCGAACCGCCTGCCCGGCGTCGAGACATTCCTGCAGTTTGTCGGGATGCTCAGCCGGAATCGACGAGCTGTACGGCAGCGACATGCCGAGCGCTTCAATCGCAGAGGCCATCGTGTTGGCCGTGTACATTCCGCCGCAGGCCCCTGCTCCGGGACAGCTGCGTTTCACGATCTCTTTGCGTTCTTCGTCGCTGATCTTCCCGGCCAGGTACTGTCCGTACGACTGAAACGCGGAGATGATGTCGAGCTTTTCGTCCTTCTTGAGTCCGCAACCGGCTTTGATGGTGCCGCCGTAAACCATTAGCGACGGACGGTTGAGACGTCCCATGCCGATCAGACAGCCCGGCATGTTCTTGTCGCAGCCGGGCAGAGTGACGAGACCGTCGTACCACTGAGCCCCCATGATGGTTTCGATCGAATCGGCGATCAGATCGCGACTCTGCAGCGAGTAGGACATGCCGTCGGTGCCCATCGAGATGCCGTCGCTGACGCCGATGGTGTTGAACCGCATCCCGACGAGATCGGCTGCCTGAACGCCCTCTTTGACCTTCTCAGCCAGCTTGAGGAGGTGCATGTTGCAGGTGTTGCCCTCGTACCACACGCTGCCAATGCCGACCTGAGCCTTGTTCATGTCCTCTTCGGTCATGCCGGTGCCGTAAAGCATGGCCTGAGAGGCTCCCTGACTGCGGGGCTGCGTGATCTTGGAGCTGTACTTGTTCAACGGAGCAGACATCACTCTTCTTTCTGGTTCGATACATCAGGTCTCAAGCCACGTTCTTACGCTTTTCGCCCCCGCCACGCAAGCGAACACCTTGATCGGTGAGTCCCAGGTGGCAGGCAACAGGAGGCGGGGTCAGCAAGCGATCCTCCACGGGGGAGACCCACAGAGACCTTCGCGGGTTCGCGAGCCCAATTCCGGGGGTCCTCTGCGCAAAAGTCCCGGAAACGAGCGAGTTATGGACTTTTGCGCAGACGCCCTCACTTTGTCACGCCGGGTCGCCGTGAAAGATCCGCTCAAAGCGGCCCAGGGAGGATGGGAATGGGTGGCCTGTTAGGGAGAGACTTCATTCACGGGAAGAGACTTCATTCACGGGAAGAGACTTCATTCACGGGAAGAGACTTGATTCACGGAAAGACGAAGCAGGACTGAATTCTGCCCCTCCTCAAACGGCGGTCTCCTACGGCTTCGCCGCCCTGATAGCGGAGCTATCACGGCCACCCTGTGCGGGGACGGGACTTCAGATTGCAGCGTCTGGAAACGCTCCACGCGGGTGACCTGCTTCCTGTGACTTCGTCACTCAGACGCACGCGTCTGAGCCAACCCTGTTGTGCGACTCTC from the Rubinisphaera margarita genome contains:
- the ilvD gene encoding dihydroxy-acid dehydratase, which encodes MSAPLNKYSSKITQPRSQGASQAMLYGTGMTEEDMNKAQVGIGSVWYEGNTCNMHLLKLAEKVKEGVQAADLVGMRFNTIGVSDGISMGTDGMSYSLQSRDLIADSIETIMGAQWYDGLVTLPGCDKNMPGCLIGMGRLNRPSLMVYGGTIKAGCGLKKDEKLDIISAFQSYGQYLAGKISDEERKEIVKRSCPGAGACGGMYTANTMASAIEALGMSLPYSSSIPAEHPDKLQECLDAGQAVRTLLERDIKPRDIMTREAFENALVIVIALGGSTNAVLHLIAMARSVNVDLTIDDFQSVSDRVPLLADMKPSGLYVQEDLQSIGGTPAILKYLLAEGFLNGDCMTVTGKTLAENVANVPGLKEGQRIVHKISEPIKKTGHIRILRGNVAPDGAVAKITGKEGLLFKGPALCYDREEAMLAGLEKREIKGGEVIVIRYEGPKGGPGMPEMLTPTSAIMGAGLGDKVALITDGRFSGGSHGFIIGHVTPEAQVGGPIALIQNGDVLTIDAENNRLDVDVSDEELAKRREKWTEPEYLFNRGTLYKYIKNVKTASEGCVTDE